From one Prosthecobacter debontii genomic stretch:
- a CDS encoding helix-turn-helix domain-containing protein produces the protein MSTLIGSELRTARELRNLSLADVAHETRIPVPRIQWLEQDNYAAFGSLTYARAFLKIYSRYLQVDADEILGELPNSRLKGACDYRHLMANFGPWIPSKPSAATPKAPVSTGHRSPVFTGLFLFVLMLASTGYWGHQLSVSRSTEGLRSDATPVAEQIRPTSKTTATKRKGSPTTGSPLTQVSTGFDAGIAPTLR, from the coding sequence ATGTCCACCCTCATCGGTTCTGAATTGCGCACAGCTCGCGAGTTGCGAAACCTCAGCTTGGCGGATGTCGCCCACGAAACGCGGATTCCAGTGCCGCGCATTCAATGGCTGGAGCAGGATAATTACGCCGCCTTTGGTAGCCTGACCTATGCGCGAGCTTTTCTGAAGATTTACAGTCGCTACCTGCAAGTGGATGCCGACGAAATCTTGGGGGAACTCCCCAACTCCCGCCTGAAAGGCGCCTGTGATTACCGTCACCTCATGGCCAATTTCGGCCCTTGGATCCCCTCTAAACCCTCAGCGGCCACCCCCAAAGCGCCGGTCAGCACAGGCCATCGCTCGCCCGTTTTCACCGGCTTGTTCCTCTTTGTGCTCATGCTCGCCAGCACCGGTTACTGGGGGCACCAACTCTCCGTCAGCCGCTCCACAGAAGGTCTCCGCTCAGACGCAACCCCCGTCGCGGAACAGATCCGCCCAACGAGTAAGACCACGGCCACGAAACGGAAGGGCAGCCCCACCACCGGCAGCCCGCTCACTCAAGTCAGCACTGGATTCGACGCTGGCATCGCACCGACTTTGCGGTAG
- the aroA gene encoding 3-phosphoshikimate 1-carboxyvinyltransferase, translating into MATLKVRKLKSFPAEISVPGDKSISHRAAMFAGMASGTTVIEGFLPSEDCLCSVKAMEAMGATVEPLEETAGIGLTKLAITGNGPKLKAPAGPVDCGNSGTTIRLLSGILAGQEFTTEMFGDASLSKRPMKRVADPLRLMGAKVEGQGEKICAPLKVTGGNLTAIEYTLPMASAQVKSAILLAGLFAPGKTTVIEPVATRNHTERIMSHFGIKWLREGNAISVYGGQSPRATDLVVPGDISSAAFWMVAAAASPDQQITLKNVGLNPTRTGVISVLLRMGAHIHTSEETSSGEPRGNVTVQGGQLNATVIGGAEIPNVIDELPILAVAAALAAGTTRIQDAHELRVKETDRIAAVAENLRRMGVTVTEFDDGMEIVGGAKLHGATISTYHDHRIAMAFAIAGLFAEGETVIEGPECISTSYPGFEHDLALFQKNENGEGPIPVISRVPRKLK; encoded by the coding sequence ATGGCCACTCTGAAAGTCCGCAAGCTCAAGTCCTTCCCCGCAGAAATCTCCGTCCCCGGAGATAAAAGCATCAGCCACCGCGCCGCGATGTTTGCCGGCATGGCCTCTGGCACCACTGTCATCGAGGGCTTCCTCCCCAGTGAAGACTGCCTCTGCTCCGTGAAAGCCATGGAGGCCATGGGGGCCACCGTCGAGCCTCTGGAAGAGACAGCAGGTATTGGCCTAACCAAGCTTGCGATCACGGGCAACGGTCCCAAACTCAAGGCACCTGCGGGTCCGGTCGATTGCGGGAACTCCGGCACTACTATCCGCTTGCTTTCAGGCATCTTGGCGGGGCAGGAGTTCACCACCGAGATGTTTGGAGATGCCTCTTTGTCCAAGCGCCCAATGAAACGTGTGGCCGATCCCCTCCGCCTCATGGGGGCTAAGGTGGAAGGCCAGGGCGAGAAGATTTGTGCTCCGCTGAAAGTCACCGGCGGTAACCTGACGGCGATCGAATACACCCTGCCCATGGCCAGTGCTCAGGTGAAGTCTGCCATCCTCCTCGCAGGTTTGTTCGCTCCCGGGAAGACGACCGTGATCGAGCCTGTGGCGACCCGCAATCATACCGAGCGGATCATGTCCCACTTCGGCATCAAATGGCTGCGTGAGGGCAATGCCATCTCCGTCTATGGTGGCCAGAGCCCGCGGGCAACGGATCTCGTTGTGCCTGGAGACATCTCCAGCGCAGCCTTCTGGATGGTCGCTGCCGCTGCCAGCCCTGATCAGCAGATCACGCTTAAAAATGTGGGGCTGAACCCCACACGCACCGGCGTCATCAGCGTCCTGCTCCGCATGGGAGCGCATATCCATACCTCGGAGGAAACCAGCTCAGGCGAACCTCGCGGCAATGTGACGGTGCAAGGCGGCCAACTCAACGCCACCGTCATCGGTGGGGCGGAGATCCCGAACGTCATCGATGAACTGCCCATCTTGGCCGTGGCGGCTGCCCTGGCGGCTGGCACCACCCGCATCCAGGATGCTCACGAACTGCGCGTGAAGGAGACGGACCGCATCGCTGCGGTGGCTGAAAACCTCCGCCGCATGGGCGTGACGGTGACGGAATTTGACGATGGCATGGAGATCGTCGGTGGAGCCAAACTTCACGGGGCGACCATCAGCACTTATCACGACCACCGCATCGCCATGGCGTTCGCGATTGCAGGGCTCTTTGCCGAGGGAGAAACCGTTATCGAAGGTCCAGAGTGCATCAGCACCAGTTACCCAGGCTTTGAGCATGATCTGGCACTGTTCCAGAAAAATGAAAATGGCGAGGGCCCTATCCCGGTGATCTCCCGTGTGCCACGTAAGCTGAAGTAA
- a CDS encoding tetratricopeptide repeat protein, whose protein sequence is MNNSTSVPSPRWWLAPLVFTIGLIIALAIVWQASEIAREVLAKAVMMIVGALSTPFILETTVALFGLCIVIAINQWRLNKEGDGWVYLAQTEPDAASVAAGAETPAKRLDPVVMTTPLDQSTDLHARLAMIEGYLDLGLTQEAQDHLQQLSADERQDPRVSAIQSRLG, encoded by the coding sequence ATGAACAACTCCACGTCCGTGCCCAGCCCCCGCTGGTGGCTAGCCCCCCTGGTCTTCACCATCGGGCTCATCATCGCCTTGGCCATCGTGTGGCAAGCCAGCGAGATTGCGCGTGAGGTGCTGGCCAAAGCGGTCATGATGATCGTGGGCGCACTTTCCACCCCCTTCATTCTGGAAACCACCGTGGCGCTCTTCGGCCTCTGCATCGTCATCGCCATCAATCAATGGCGCCTCAATAAAGAAGGGGACGGCTGGGTTTACCTAGCCCAAACCGAGCCGGATGCCGCCAGCGTAGCTGCCGGAGCTGAAACGCCCGCCAAGCGTCTGGACCCCGTGGTGATGACCACCCCCTTGGATCAGAGCACCGACCTCCATGCACGCCTGGCCATGATCGAAGGCTATCTCGACCTCGGCCTCACTCAGGAAGCCCAGGATCATCTCCAGCAGCTCAGCGCGGATGAGCGGCAGGACCCACGTGTCTCGGCCATCCAAAGCCGACTCGGCTAG
- a CDS encoding gluconokinase codes for MSSSASPLPRTLVIMGVCGCGKTLIGNMLAQHYGALCEDADDFHTEAAKEKMRSGTPLTDEDRWPWFAALRARIEEMRGQAPLYILACSALKEIYRDKLRAGDRPEELVFVHLKGSREVIFSRMSKREGHYMPVSLLDSQFAILEETPDLLTVSLEQTPEAIVREVIQKLPSAE; via the coding sequence ATGTCTTCCTCTGCTTCTCCCCTGCCCCGCACCCTCGTCATCATGGGCGTGTGCGGCTGTGGTAAAACTCTGATCGGTAATATGCTGGCGCAGCACTACGGTGCCCTTTGTGAAGACGCCGATGATTTCCACACCGAGGCGGCGAAGGAGAAGATGCGCTCTGGCACCCCGCTGACGGATGAAGACCGCTGGCCCTGGTTTGCAGCCCTCCGCGCCCGCATCGAAGAAATGCGTGGTCAAGCCCCCCTCTACATCCTGGCCTGCTCCGCTTTGAAGGAAATCTATCGTGACAAGCTGCGTGCCGGAGATCGCCCCGAGGAACTGGTGTTTGTGCATCTCAAGGGCTCTCGCGAGGTGATCTTCTCACGCATGTCCAAGCGTGAGGGTCACTACATGCCGGTCAGCCTGCTGGACAGTCAATTTGCCATCCTGGAAGAGACGCCCGACCTGCTCACCGTCTCCCTGGAGCAGACCCCCGAGGCCATCGTCAGGGAAGTGATCCAGAAACTGCCTTCAGCAGAGTGA
- the purU gene encoding formyltetrahydrofolate deformylase — protein sequence MPAADTATLLIHCPDRPGLVHDVTGFISSHQGNIIDLQQHIDPAENAFFMRLEWNLEKFTLEKEEIFARLQPMARRHEMQVRLHFASQRKRVALFVTKENHCLYDLLARHEAGELPVDIPLIVANHETLKPAAERFGIPFYHFPITKDNKAAQEAAQIELLKKERIDTVVLARYMQIISPAMIEAFPNQILNIHHSFLPAFVGAKPYHQAHVRGVKIIGATSHYVTADLDEGPIIHQDVMCVSHEDSVQDLVRLGRDLEKTVLAKALWWHVRDQVLVYQNKTVVFD from the coding sequence ATGCCTGCTGCTGACACCGCTACGCTCCTGATCCACTGCCCAGACCGCCCTGGCCTCGTCCACGATGTCACTGGCTTCATCTCCTCCCACCAGGGGAACATCATCGATCTGCAGCAGCACATCGACCCCGCTGAAAACGCCTTCTTCATGCGCTTGGAATGGAACCTGGAGAAATTCACGCTGGAGAAGGAGGAGATCTTTGCCCGTCTGCAACCGATGGCCCGCCGGCATGAGATGCAAGTGCGCCTGCACTTTGCCAGTCAGCGCAAGCGGGTGGCGCTGTTTGTGACGAAGGAAAACCACTGCCTGTATGACCTCCTAGCACGGCATGAGGCCGGGGAACTGCCCGTCGACATCCCGCTGATCGTGGCCAACCACGAAACGCTGAAACCTGCGGCCGAGCGTTTTGGCATCCCTTTTTATCACTTCCCCATCACCAAGGATAACAAGGCCGCTCAAGAAGCTGCGCAGATCGAGCTGCTGAAGAAGGAGCGCATTGATACCGTGGTGCTGGCCCGCTACATGCAGATCATCAGCCCGGCCATGATCGAGGCTTTTCCCAACCAGATCCTCAATATCCACCACAGCTTCCTGCCGGCTTTCGTGGGGGCCAAACCCTACCATCAAGCCCATGTGCGCGGGGTGAAGATCATTGGGGCCACCAGCCACTACGTCACCGCAGATCTGGATGAAGGGCCCATCATCCATCAGGATGTGATGTGCGTGAGCCATGAGGACAGTGTGCAGGACCTCGTGCGTCTGGGGCGCGATCTAGAGAAGACCGTGCTGGCCAAGGCGCTCTGGTGGCATGTGCGGGATCAAGTGCTGGTCTATCAAAACAAGACCGTGGTCTTCGATTGA
- the cmk gene encoding (d)CMP kinase, which produces MPAHSVITIDGPAASGKSSVARILAQRLGYTYVNTGNMYRAMTWAVLETGVDPADADAVQKAAAGVALESPVSEGQTQVCVNGRLLTVEDLNSDPVNRGVSLVARVPEVRARLVADQRALAAIGPLVMEGRDIGSVVFPESPLKFYIDASEEVRAARRRAQGHADQVAERDRLDSTRKTSPLVIPEGAVVIDNSHLTLEGAVDAVMAHLK; this is translated from the coding sequence ATGCCCGCCCATTCAGTCATCACCATTGACGGTCCTGCCGCCTCCGGAAAAAGCAGCGTCGCCCGCATCCTGGCGCAGCGGTTGGGCTACACCTATGTGAATACGGGGAACATGTATCGGGCCATGACCTGGGCTGTCTTGGAAACCGGGGTGGACCCCGCCGATGCAGACGCGGTGCAGAAAGCTGCGGCTGGCGTCGCCCTGGAATCCCCGGTGTCCGAAGGACAGACTCAAGTCTGCGTCAATGGACGTCTCTTGACTGTCGAAGACCTGAACAGTGATCCAGTGAATCGCGGCGTCTCTCTCGTAGCTCGTGTGCCTGAGGTGCGGGCGCGCCTCGTGGCCGATCAGCGGGCTCTAGCGGCGATTGGACCCCTGGTCATGGAAGGGCGTGACATCGGCAGCGTGGTTTTCCCCGAAAGTCCGCTGAAGTTTTACATCGACGCCAGTGAAGAAGTTCGCGCGGCCCGCCGTCGTGCTCAGGGACATGCGGATCAAGTGGCTGAGCGTGATCGCCTGGACTCCACCCGCAAGACCTCACCTCTGGTCATTCCAGAGGGCGCGGTTGTCATTGATAACAGCCATCTGACGCTGGAAGGGGCTGTGGATGCTGTGATGGCGCATTTGAAGTAA
- a CDS encoding VOC family protein: MSPSKSLTMHNVGIVVKDLDAAVEFFTELGLELEGRAPIEGPWADGVTGLHEMRVEIAMMRTPDGHSRLELSRFLAPEVIADHRTAPVNSLGYLRVMFNVVDLDDTLARLRKHGAEVVDQVVDYENIYRLCYIRGPEGLLIGLAQDIG; this comes from the coding sequence ATGAGCCCCAGCAAGTCGCTCACCATGCACAACGTGGGCATCGTCGTCAAAGACCTGGATGCCGCCGTTGAGTTCTTCACTGAACTCGGCCTCGAACTTGAGGGACGCGCTCCTATCGAAGGCCCCTGGGCAGATGGCGTCACCGGGCTGCACGAAATGCGTGTGGAAATAGCGATGATGCGCACACCCGACGGCCACAGTCGGCTGGAACTCTCCCGCTTCCTCGCTCCCGAAGTCATCGCTGATCATCGCACCGCTCCGGTGAATTCACTCGGCTATCTACGCGTCATGTTCAACGTCGTGGACCTGGATGACACGCTCGCACGGCTGCGCAAACACGGTGCAGAAGTCGTCGATCAAGTGGTGGACTATGAAAATATCTATCGCCTGTGCTACATTCGTGGCCCCGAGGGCCTCCTCATTGGCTTGGCACAAGACATCGGCTAA
- a CDS encoding sigma-54-dependent transcriptional regulator, whose protein sequence is MSRVLIIEDEYALAAALATVVRRLGAEPVVAASGQGGLDKAQRQQFDAVLLDIGLPDMSGLKVLSALRAGPTPPPILIITAHGSLENALEARRLGAHDYFLKPLNLAEIQPQIRALLDLPRLDLPPSFASPDPSLMIGNAPEMQRAFAQIAQAAAARVPVLLTGQHGTGKTLAAEIIAAQSSASPLTRYRYDEWPAEQAEATLQQCLDEARNGGVLLLEEISLLPLHLQATLARTITEPGAPRVLATSASDLREAITQGRFREDLFYQISVLQVTLPALSHRTEDIPALAAELLKNAAPGKDLHLSVEALGLLKACPWPGNVRELAAAMQHAAAVCTSPQVLPRHLPPSLQATGQDTSHLDTALVRSMTAWLDQKLTCPVENTPDYDTLLAQIEKPLLTELLARYEDKPTRLAAALNMNRATLRRKLRELLGRE, encoded by the coding sequence ATGTCACGAGTCTTGATCATCGAAGACGAATATGCTTTGGCCGCCGCCCTCGCCACTGTCGTGCGCCGTCTGGGGGCTGAACCCGTCGTCGCCGCCTCAGGCCAAGGAGGGCTCGACAAAGCCCAGCGCCAGCAGTTTGACGCCGTGCTCCTGGACATCGGCTTGCCTGACATGAGCGGGCTGAAGGTTCTGTCCGCCCTGCGTGCCGGCCCCACGCCGCCGCCCATTCTCATCATCACCGCCCATGGCAGCCTGGAAAACGCCCTGGAGGCCCGCCGACTGGGAGCTCATGACTATTTCCTGAAACCGCTGAATCTCGCCGAGATCCAACCGCAGATCCGCGCCCTGCTGGACCTGCCGCGTCTCGATCTCCCCCCGTCCTTCGCCTCCCCAGATCCTTCGTTGATGATCGGGAACGCCCCCGAGATGCAGCGTGCCTTTGCCCAGATCGCCCAGGCCGCCGCCGCCCGCGTGCCGGTGCTCCTCACCGGCCAGCACGGCACGGGGAAGACCCTGGCTGCGGAGATCATCGCCGCGCAGAGCAGCGCCTCACCGCTGACCCGCTATCGCTACGACGAGTGGCCCGCTGAGCAAGCCGAAGCCACGCTGCAACAGTGCCTGGATGAGGCCCGCAACGGCGGTGTGCTCCTGCTGGAAGAAATCTCTCTCCTGCCGCTGCACCTTCAGGCGACCCTGGCGCGCACCATCACGGAGCCGGGTGCCCCCCGCGTGCTCGCCACCAGCGCCTCGGATCTTCGGGAAGCCATCACCCAGGGGAGATTCCGCGAAGACTTGTTTTATCAAATCAGTGTCCTCCAGGTCACTCTCCCCGCCCTCTCTCACCGCACGGAGGACATCCCTGCCTTGGCCGCCGAACTGCTGAAAAACGCCGCTCCCGGCAAGGATCTGCATCTCTCCGTGGAGGCCCTCGGTCTGCTCAAAGCCTGCCCATGGCCCGGGAACGTGCGTGAGTTGGCCGCCGCCATGCAGCATGCCGCCGCCGTCTGCACCTCCCCCCAAGTCCTGCCCCGGCACCTACCGCCGAGCCTCCAGGCCACAGGCCAAGATACCTCTCACCTGGACACCGCCTTGGTGCGCAGCATGACCGCCTGGCTCGATCAAAAGCTCACCTGCCCTGTTGAGAACACCCCGGACTACGACACCCTGCTGGCGCAAATCGAAAAACCCCTCCTCACCGAGCTCCTCGCCCGCTACGAAGACAAGCCCACCCGCCTCGCCGCTGCGCTCAACATGAACCGAGCCACCCTCCGCCGAAAACTGCGTGAGTTGCTCGGCCGGGAGTGA
- a CDS encoding lysophospholipid acyltransferase family protein: MTLSYRIGHTVFRAFARSFYDFRVIGEENLKMEGAALIVANHVSFLDPPFIGQAFDEPLYFFARKTLFNHPLAGRILRSWQTIPIDRDKPDASSLKATIRLLKSGKKVLMFPEGTRSPDGYLQKAEAGVGLFIAKSSAPVLPVRIYGSYEAYPRGAKFIRPAQIRLVVGKPYVTDLKAHQAEGRNLYQSLADEVMERIGGLTL; the protein is encoded by the coding sequence ATGACCCTGTCTTACCGAATCGGCCATACAGTCTTCCGAGCCTTCGCCCGGAGCTTTTATGACTTTCGGGTGATCGGAGAGGAAAACCTGAAGATGGAGGGGGCGGCCTTGATTGTGGCCAATCACGTGAGCTTTCTCGATCCTCCCTTCATTGGTCAGGCGTTCGATGAGCCGCTGTATTTCTTCGCTCGGAAGACTCTCTTCAATCATCCCTTGGCGGGAAGGATCCTGAGAAGCTGGCAGACCATCCCGATTGACCGGGACAAGCCGGATGCCTCCAGCCTGAAAGCCACCATCCGCCTGCTCAAGAGCGGGAAGAAGGTGCTCATGTTTCCTGAAGGCACCCGCAGCCCGGATGGTTATCTTCAGAAGGCCGAGGCGGGTGTCGGTCTCTTCATTGCCAAGAGTAGTGCCCCCGTGTTGCCCGTGCGTATCTACGGCAGCTACGAAGCCTATCCACGGGGGGCCAAGTTCATCCGCCCGGCGCAAATTCGTTTGGTGGTGGGAAAACCGTATGTGACGGACCTCAAGGCTCATCAAGCGGAAGGCCGCAATCTTTACCAATCCCTCGCCGACGAAGTGATGGAGAGGATTGGAGGCCTTACTCTTTAA
- a CDS encoding HU family DNA-binding protein → MSTVTKRDIVTELSDLTGLKHQQVADVLDKVIDLISQKMENGQEVTFRKFGTFEVRVAKSKIGRNPNKPKDEVLIPDRCIVRFKPGRELKERVLKLDPKVIQSNGNSSAEK, encoded by the coding sequence ATGTCCACGGTCACAAAACGCGATATCGTCACAGAACTGAGCGACCTTACGGGTCTCAAGCACCAACAAGTCGCTGATGTTCTGGACAAAGTGATCGATTTGATCAGCCAAAAAATGGAGAATGGCCAAGAAGTGACCTTCAGAAAGTTCGGCACCTTCGAGGTGCGTGTGGCCAAATCCAAGATTGGTAGGAATCCGAATAAACCTAAGGATGAGGTTTTAATCCCAGACCGCTGCATCGTTCGCTTTAAGCCAGGTCGCGAACTCAAGGAACGCGTTCTCAAGCTTGATCCTAAAGTCATCCAGTCGAATGGGAATAGCTCTGCGGAAAAATGA
- a CDS encoding prephenate dehydrogenase — translation MIAETSTIAIYGPGLLGGSLALAIQDRFPQVRLRLWARREAAEAGIRQRGIQAAFFTDATAAAQGASLIILCTPVETMPALAAQIAHAELAPDGLVTDVGSVKGSVVRALEPVFGSRFIGSHPMAGSEKTGVEAARADLFQNAVCLITPTTTGEPAPLETLRAFWQAVGCRVLEMTPEEHDDKVARISHLPHMMAVVTTLAALRTDPGAVACVANGFRDTTRVAGGDPGLWTGIALENRAALLTQLQAASATLTELLEILGKPDEEELRRFLAEAQRLRQTVPAAVS, via the coding sequence GGGCGGTTCTTTAGCCCTGGCGATCCAGGATCGATTCCCTCAGGTGCGTCTGCGCCTGTGGGCTCGGCGTGAAGCGGCTGAGGCAGGCATTCGTCAGCGCGGTATTCAGGCCGCGTTTTTTACCGATGCCACAGCGGCCGCTCAGGGGGCCTCATTGATCATTCTGTGCACTCCGGTGGAGACCATGCCTGCGTTGGCGGCCCAGATCGCCCATGCGGAGCTGGCGCCTGATGGGCTGGTGACCGATGTCGGCAGTGTGAAGGGCAGCGTGGTGCGGGCTCTCGAGCCGGTGTTTGGCTCGCGTTTCATCGGCAGTCACCCCATGGCAGGCTCTGAGAAGACCGGCGTGGAGGCTGCTCGTGCAGATTTGTTTCAAAACGCCGTCTGTTTGATCACTCCCACGACGACTGGTGAACCAGCCCCGCTGGAGACCCTGCGGGCTTTTTGGCAGGCGGTCGGCTGTCGGGTGCTGGAGATGACCCCCGAGGAGCATGACGATAAGGTGGCGCGCATTTCTCACCTGCCGCACATGATGGCGGTCGTCACGACCCTGGCCGCGTTACGCACCGATCCTGGGGCGGTGGCGTGCGTGGCCAATGGCTTCCGTGATACCACGCGCGTGGCAGGGGGAGATCCGGGTCTGTGGACGGGAATCGCGCTGGAAAACCGGGCAGCTTTGCTGACCCAGCTTCAGGCGGCTTCGGCGACTCTGACAGAGCTTCTTGAAATCCTTGGCAAGCCGGACGAAGAAGAGCTCCGCCGTTTTCTAGCCGAGGCACAGCGCCTCCGCCAGACTGTCCCGGCGGCCGTCTCCTGA
- a CDS encoding sensor histidine kinase codes for MATTTWHRSLAARHVAVMVGYVAVGSLLLLTWLSYQQQQEARHLFATLAQNDVEFVQRLNLPRSERLARDLQRLLRLDIHFRQRRKMEPLPPIPVEEAAALMGTSASRQVHQLPTGREALILNLDADYDMIFIREPPTVMLTLWHPTTGFALIVFWLFSAVLAWVIGRQVVGPVSGLTRRLQGFFAEPHRLLPETERDDEIGRLASALTQARDELGEERRRREQSERLALLGRVATGLAHEIKNPLASIQLHAQLVESAELDLESQTSLRHLLAEVRVIEGLVNQWLYLARPAAPRRQALDSIALLQETAELLRPQAEHAGVILTLPAHQPAQANHISGDRQRLQQVFRNVMINAIQAMPSGGELRIGLAVVNQTIVFSFHDDGPGFTSAALDRGEELFFTEKEGGMGVGLNVAQEIISAHEGQMTLKNHPEEGALVEITLPMSKS; via the coding sequence ATGGCCACCACCACCTGGCACCGCAGCTTGGCCGCACGTCATGTCGCGGTCATGGTGGGCTATGTGGCAGTGGGTTCCCTGCTTCTGCTCACTTGGCTCAGCTACCAGCAGCAGCAGGAGGCCAGACACCTCTTCGCCACGCTGGCGCAGAATGATGTGGAGTTTGTCCAGCGGCTGAACCTCCCGCGCAGTGAACGGCTGGCTCGCGATCTCCAGCGCCTGCTGCGGCTGGACATCCACTTTCGCCAGCGCCGCAAGATGGAGCCTCTCCCGCCCATCCCTGTGGAGGAAGCAGCCGCTCTCATGGGCACATCCGCCAGCCGTCAGGTGCATCAGCTCCCCACCGGACGTGAAGCGCTGATCCTGAACCTGGATGCGGACTATGACATGATCTTCATCCGCGAGCCGCCCACGGTCATGCTCACACTCTGGCATCCCACCACCGGATTCGCCTTGATCGTCTTTTGGTTATTCTCCGCCGTGCTGGCCTGGGTCATTGGTAGGCAGGTGGTGGGCCCAGTGAGCGGCCTCACGCGCAGGTTGCAAGGTTTCTTCGCCGAGCCTCACCGCCTGCTGCCAGAGACGGAGCGTGATGACGAGATCGGCCGCCTCGCCAGCGCCCTCACCCAGGCCCGGGATGAACTGGGCGAAGAACGCCGACGCCGCGAGCAGTCGGAGCGGCTCGCGCTGTTGGGTCGGGTGGCCACGGGCTTAGCCCACGAGATCAAAAACCCGCTCGCCTCCATTCAGCTCCATGCCCAGCTCGTGGAATCCGCGGAGCTGGATCTCGAATCCCAGACCAGCCTGCGTCACCTCCTGGCTGAAGTGCGGGTGATCGAAGGGCTGGTCAACCAGTGGCTCTATCTGGCCCGTCCCGCCGCCCCACGGAGACAGGCTTTGGACTCCATCGCACTGCTGCAGGAGACCGCCGAGCTGCTGCGCCCGCAGGCCGAGCATGCCGGCGTCATCCTGACCCTGCCCGCCCACCAGCCAGCGCAGGCCAACCACATCTCGGGGGATCGCCAACGGCTCCAGCAGGTGTTTCGAAACGTCATGATCAATGCCATCCAGGCCATGCCCTCCGGCGGAGAACTGCGCATCGGTCTGGCGGTGGTGAACCAGACAATCGTCTTCAGCTTTCATGATGACGGCCCGGGGTTCACCTCGGCAGCACTGGATCGCGGCGAGGAGCTATTTTTCACCGAAAAAGAAGGTGGCATGGGGGTGGGGCTCAACGTCGCGCAGGAGATCATTTCTGCCCACGAGGGTCAAATGACGCTCAAAAACCATCCCGAAGAAGGCGCTCTCGTGGAGATCACATTGCCGATGAGCAAATCTTAA
- the rnhC gene encoding ribonuclease HIII, producing the protein MPPLTSYTHLLTSAQTLQLQSLLKAQGWEFESKPYCLYAARRGKTQVSVYEKGPKVLVQGKETADFVTHLLEPQVLGQAELGYEEVLHPEMYEPHIGVDESGKGDFFGPLVIAGVYVHAKSARLLREAGAVDSKRITSDQKIRQLADTIRSIPGLKWEIVQINPERYNTLYEKFGNLNRLLAWGHAKIIELLLEKVPDCPRAISDQFANPAVLKKALQEKGRGIELIQRTKAESDPAVAAASILARERFINWLRDTEQDCGIPLPKGVSEAVKASARCLISKGGEEKLSGFAKMHFKTVAELVSSTNPHQPPSDSLLST; encoded by the coding sequence ATGCCACCCCTGACCTCCTACACGCATCTCCTGACCTCTGCTCAGACCTTGCAACTCCAATCCCTCCTCAAAGCCCAAGGCTGGGAATTCGAATCCAAGCCTTACTGCCTCTATGCAGCCCGCCGTGGGAAGACCCAAGTATCCGTCTATGAAAAGGGCCCCAAGGTGCTGGTTCAGGGAAAAGAGACCGCTGACTTCGTGACTCACCTGCTCGAGCCTCAGGTGCTCGGCCAGGCAGAATTAGGCTATGAGGAGGTGCTGCACCCGGAAATGTATGAGCCTCACATCGGCGTGGATGAAAGCGGCAAAGGTGATTTTTTCGGCCCTCTCGTCATCGCTGGGGTATATGTCCATGCGAAATCGGCCCGATTACTGCGTGAGGCAGGGGCTGTGGATAGCAAACGCATCACCAGCGACCAGAAGATCCGTCAACTGGCCGACACCATCCGCTCCATCCCGGGCCTGAAGTGGGAAATCGTTCAGATCAATCCTGAGCGCTACAACACCCTCTACGAGAAATTTGGCAATCTGAATCGCCTCCTGGCTTGGGGGCATGCCAAAATCATTGAGCTGCTTCTGGAGAAAGTTCCTGACTGCCCGCGCGCCATCTCAGACCAATTTGCCAATCCAGCCGTGCTGAAAAAAGCCCTCCAGGAGAAAGGGCGCGGTATCGAACTCATCCAGCGCACCAAAGCAGAATCTGACCCTGCCGTAGCTGCCGCTTCCATCTTGGCTAGGGAGCGTTTTATCAATTGGCTGCGCGACACTGAGCAAGACTGCGGTATTCCTTTACCCAAAGGAGTCTCCGAGGCCGTTAAGGCCAGTGCGAGATGTCTAATCAGCAAGGGTGGGGAAGAAAAGCTGAGTGGGTTTGCTAAAATGCACTTCAAAACCGTAGCGGAGCTAGTTTCCTCCACTAACCCCCACCAACCACCCTCCGATTCTCTCCTATCAACTTAA